The following nucleotide sequence is from Fructobacillus americanaquae.
GCCAAAATCGCTCAAACAAGCGGTTTCTCTCTCCTGCCACTTGAACGCTACAACGATCAACGCTTCTCAAAAGAAGAGCGGCAAAAGCACATCGAAGCGGCACTCAAGCTGATTGTACCGGGTGATACCGTGGTCCACCAATTTCCAACCTACATGAGTGCTGATTTTGAAGCCGAATGGTTGACAGCTATTCAAGACAAAAAAGCTAATTATGCCTTATTAATTCACGATTTCGAACCATTCCGAGTAACAAAAGCTGACCCGACAGAATTCGCTTTGGCACAAAAGGCCAATCTCATCATCACCCATTCACAGGCAATGAGCGAATCCTTAGCAAAAATGGGTGTTAATCAAGCTACAATTGTTCAACTCCTCTTTGACTATTTGGGTCCTAATCCACCCCTTGCCAGTTATCAAAAAATTCTAAATTATGCCGGTACTTGGCAAAAAGCCCCCTGGTTACAAGATTACCAAGGGCCAGCACTAAAGTTATTTGGCAACCGGCCTAAAAAATGGCGTGATTGGCAGATGCCAGCTGACATTCAATGGGCTGGCAACTTTGAACCTGACGACATTCAAAACCACTTAAGTGCTGGGTTTGGATTGCTTTGGGATAGCGACTTTAATACCCGCCACTATCAAAGCTACACGAAAATCAATGCCCCACATAAGGCCAGTCTCTATCTCAAGGCTGGGTTACCAATCATTGCCTGGCAAGAAAGCCAGATTGGCCGGTTAATTGACCGCTACCAGATTGGCTTTACTATCAAAGATTTAAGCGAACTAGAGGCGCGAATGAAAACCATCACGGCCGATCAGTATCAAAATTGGCAAACGAACCTCTTGCCACTGCGAGAACAGGTCAGCCAGGGGGCCTTTACCAAAAAAACACTCAAAGGCGTCACTGATTTTTTTCATAAAAACTAGTCAATTGACCATTAGCACATAAAAAGCACCGCGAAGCGACCGTTTGACTTGGTCGGTTGCAGTGCTCTTTTTTTATACACCAAAGATTTTAGCTACTTGCGCTTGAACTTTGTTCAAGTAAGTTTCCTGGTCAGCCTCAGATTGAGCAAATTTTTCGTCGTCAATTTTTTGGCCATCAAGGATCAAGGCATCAGCCATCAGTGCTGTTGCGTCGGCATAGTCTTGGTAAGCTTTCGCCAACGTCTTGTGGGCACCCATAAAACGAACGGGGACAGTCAAGGCGGCTAAAGTCTTTGCGTTTTCTTGGTAAACAGCCACAGCATCATCAAATTCCGCCTTTACTTCGGCAAAATCAGCCTTAGGCATGTCAGCGACTGCTGACTCTTGCTTAGCTGAGTCCAACTTAACGAAAAATGGTGAAACGCTGTCAGCTCTTTCCTGTGTCTTAGTCAAAACATCTTGAAGTGCTTGAAGATAATACTGTAATTGCTTGGGGTTAAATTTGGCCACTATACTTTATCCTTTATTGAAAAATTGTCGTTGTACCCATTTTACCAGTTCGACAATCACAATGATAGAAAAAGCTGCTAGGACAACCGTCAACCACTGGTGACTGTCAAGGTAAGTCACGTGGAAGATTGGGTTCAATGGCTTGATAAAGACAACGGCCATCATGGCAAAGAGTGAGAAAACTAAGGCCCAGTTGAAGAACTTATTAGCAAAGGCCTGTGGTCCCAACTCTGATTGGTAAACACTCTTTACATTAATGGCATTAAACATCTGCATCAACCCTAAGGTCATAAAGGCCATCGTCAAGGCATCCCCGTGAATCAATTCTGATCCCTGGTGCTCTGGGAAGGCCAAGGCAATGCCATAAACCGCCAAAACAAGGATGGCTTGCATAGTTCCCTGCCAAATAATGGCTGGGCCGACACCGCCAGACAAGAAGTTAGCAGTTTTACCACGTGGCTTCTGTGACATCACGCCCTTCTGGGCTGGTTCCAATCCCAGTGCAATCGCTGGCAAGGTATCGGTTACCAAGTTGATCCACAGGATCATAACAGGCGCCAACACTTCCCAACCAAGTAATGTCATCATAAAGATGGCAATCACTTCGGCCAAGTTCGATGCCAGCAAGTACTGCAAGGCCTTTTGAATATTGGCAAAAACCTTTCGACCTTCCTTCACAGCCGCAACAATTGTTGAGAAATTATCATCGGCCAAAACCATATCGGCCGCTTCCTTAGACACTTCCGTTCCGGTAATACCCATGGCAACGCCGATATCGGCAGTTTTCAAGGCCGGCGCATCGTTCACACCGTCTCCGGTCATGGCCACGACCTTGCCCTTACCTTGCCAGGCTTGAACAATCTTAACCTTGTGGGCTGGTGCAACTCGGGCATAGACGCGCACATCCTTAACCCGATCTTGGAAGGCCTCTTCCGACATTTCATCTAATTCGGCGCCAGTCATAACCGCCTTGGTACGGTCATCTTCCTCCGTTAAGATGCCCAAACGACCGGCAATAGCAGCAGCAGTCTTAGGGTGGTCACCCGTGATCATAATCGGTTGGATGCCGGCCTTCTTTGCTTCAAAAACGGCACCCTTGACTTCGGGACGTTCCGGATCAATCATGGCAATTAAACCAACCAAGATTAAGTCCTTTTCCACCACATCTGCCTGCGGATTGTCAGGCACTGCATTCAAATCCTTGTAGGCAAAGGCCAAGACCCGGAGAGCCTGGTCAGCTAACTCAGCATTGATGTCTTGATATTTGGCCAAATCAGCCTCAGTCACGGGTCTGATTTTACCGTGATCTAAGACCTGACTGACTCGAGCCAAAATCGAATCCGGCGCTCCCTTAACAGTTGCCTCGTAACCTTTAGCAACTGGATGAATAGTCGTCATCAATTTACGTTCGGAATCAAATGGAATTTCACTGACCCGAGGCATTTGAGCCAACGTGTCCGTATAGGCTGGACGGTACTTTTTATTAAAGGCAATCAAGGCTGTTTCGGTTGGATCCCCAACCAAGCCATCATCAATTTCCTTTGTATCGTTATTCAAAGCCAGTAAGTCGGCCAATTTCAACAAATCCGGGTTGACTTGGTCGGCTTCAAAAGGATTTTCAGCCTGCAAATCAACGATTTCCCCAGCCAAGACCAACTTTTCAACGGTCATCTTATTTTGGGTCAAGGTCCCAGTCTTATCGGAACCAATGATATCCGTTGAGCCCAAAGTTTCAACAGCGGGCAACTTCCGGACCAAGGCAGCCTTCTTGGCCATCCGGGCTGTTCCCAAGGCCAAAGTAACCGTCACGATGGCTGGCAATCCTTCAGGAATGGCTGCAACGGCCAAAGAGATTGAAGTCAAAATCAAGTCAATCACTTTGGCGTCTTGGGTAAAGTAACCGACCACGAATGTCAAAGTGGCAATCGCCAAGATTAAATAAGTCAAGATTCGACCCAGTTGCGCCAAATTTTCTTGCAGTGGTGACTTGGTTTCATCCGTTGACTGGAGGGATTTTGCAATTTGACCAACTTGGGTCTGCATGCCGGTCGCAATCACGATACCGGTTGCTTTTCCATAGGTCACATTAGCGTTCATAAAAGCTAAGTTTGCTTGATCACCCAACGGCAAGTTTTCGCCAGTCAAGACGGCATCCGTCTTTTCGACTGGCACTGACTCGCCAGTCAAAGTTGATTCTTCCACCTGTAAGTTAGCGACAGAAACCAAACGCAAATCAGCTGGGACAACGTCCCCGGCTTCCAGGTACACGAGGTCACCCACGACTAAATCAGGGGCAAGTACTTCCTGGTCACGACCAGCACGTACCACTCTAGCCTTTGGTGTCGCCAAAGCCTTTAAAGCCTCGATGGCCCCTTCGGCCTTGCTTTCTTGAAAGACACCGAAAACGGCGTTAATAATCACGATGGCCAAAATAAAGGCGGCATCAGTTGTTTCCCCCGTAAAGGCGGCGACTAAGGCAGCAGCCAATAGGATTCCAATCATTAAATCCTTAAATTGGTCAACAAACTTTTGAAAAAGACTACGCTTTTTCTTTGCAACCAGGGCATTGGGTCCATCCTTTGCCAAACGGTCGCGAACTTGTTCTTCGGTTAAACCAGTTTGAGCATTTGTCTTGAGCTCGCTGGTCAAATCAGTGACATCAATTTGATATGGTTGTTTTGCCACAATTCTCTCCTTTTCTTACTACTCTCTTTTTTATCTGGTCTGGGTAAAAGAAAAAGACCCATACCAAACGCAAAAAAGCGTCATGGTATGAGTCTCACTGTTTAAGGCTGAGCCGGTGCGATAAAGCTTGCACGATATAAAACATTACTGTTTTGCTTTGACGGTTATCAGCCACGAACATTTCGTCAGTTACTCCCTCAGAAATTATATTATGTTTTCAGTATAACAGAATTTTTACAGCTGTATAGTAATTTTTGCTATTTCTAAATGAATTTAAAACATTAGAACTGTGCTTTCCTTGCCACAATGCATCAACAACATTTTGCTAGTGCCAACAAGTAAGATAAAATAGAGAATAATGACAAATGAGCCCCATATTAACTGGCACGAAAAGTGACGGTTAAAAAACTAATTTTTCTCGTCCAATTAAGCGAAAGAATCAAAGCACCGTTAACAGCGCTAATTTTTCATTTCTCAACTCGAACATTCAAAAGCCATCGTTAATCAGGAAAACAAATGACAAAAACAAGTATCATGTGGTTTCGCAGGGACCTGCGGCTCACCGACAACCAGGCATTACAGGCCGCCATACAAAATAGCGATCAGGTCATCTTGATCTTTATTATTGACCCACAGCAAGTTCAAAACGATGCAAGCGTCAACCAAAGTGCCTTTTTTGCTAGTGTCTTACATTTTAAAGAGTCCCTTGCCAAAGACAATCTCACCCTCTTAATTCAAACTGGTTCAGTGATTGATATTGTCACAGAAATCAAAGCAAAAGTCCCTTCAGTCGGCGACATCTACCTGAATTTCGATGAGCGTGGTTACGGTCGCAAAAGGGACCAGCAAACCATCCGCTACCTTTCACAAAAACTTGGTATCGTTGCCCACCCCTTTTTGGACTTTACGCTAACCAGCGCTTCAGCAATCAAAAAGCAAGACGGAAGCGCCTATCAAATCTTTACCCCCTACTATAAAAAATGGCTAACCTCTAAAAAAGATCAGCCATTGCCGGCTCTAGCCAGCATTGAAATTAGTCATAAACAGCTGGCAGAACCTTTCACAGACCACCTTGACGACCTCAAAAAGTTAATCAATCAAAACCACAGCTACGCCTACCAAGACAGTCTTGGTGAGCAACAAGCTGCCAACACTTTAGCGGACTTCGTCTCTCACAAATTAGTCTACTACGACCAGAACCGAGACTTTCCAGCCCTCGATGGTACGAGCCATTTATCACGGTACTTAAGAACTGGTGAAATTTCGATCCGAACGGTTTACGATGCGGTCAGCCGAAAACCAGCTAGTCTAGGCAAAGAGACCTTTATCAAGGAACTCTGCTGGCGCGACTTTTATAATATGATTTACACCATTTACCCTGACCAAAAGAACCAGGCTGTGAACACAAAGTTTCAAAACATCCCCTGGATCAACGATGAGGCACAGTTTGAAGCCTGGAAAAACGGCACAACCGGCTTTCCAATTATCGATGCGGCTATGCAGCAATTGAACCAAACTGGTTGGCTTCATAACCGCTTACGAATGATTGTTGCCTCCTTTTTAACCAAGGACTTACTGATTAATTGGACATGGGGCGAGCAATACTTCCAAGAAAAACTAGTCGATTATGATCCTGCTAGCAACATCGGTGGCTGGCAGTGGGCTGCTTCAACCGGCACGGACAGTGTCCCTTATTTTCGCATTTTTAATCCGTTCACCCAGGCCGAAAAATTTGATCCGGATGCTCAATTTATTAAGCAATACATCCCGGCACTGGCTGCTTTGCCAGCCGATAAAATCCACCACATCGACCGCCTGAGCGATGCAGACCAGCAAAAATACCAAGTAATCCTTGGAAAAGATTATCCAAAACCAATCGTCGATCATGCCCTCGCCCGCAAGCGGGCAATCGCTAGCTATAAGAATTTAAATGCATAAAGGGAGAAGGAACCGGTCAGTTGGTTTCTTTTCCTTTTTTAACATATCTTTAATGAGCTAAATCAGCTATGATTTTTCGAACAACGGTTTCTTGGTCAAGACTCACGGCAATAATCCTTTCACCTGCAACCTGTAATAAATCATGGGGTAAAAACCACTTTGCTAAATCAACCTCATTAAAGCCAGGGTTCTTTTTTTCTTGATGTCGCTTGACTGTCTCCTCAAATGGCAAATCATAATAATAAATAAAGCTTTGGTCAGCCTGTTCAATTAGTTCGGACAGCATTTTGCCATATTTCGCAGCTGGGAGAATCCCCTCAATAATTGTGTAACGACAATTTTTAATCCCAAACAAAGCAATCTCCTTGATTAGATTAATTGATAGATTTTTGGGTACATCTTTCACTCTTAGCATTGTCCGGCGGACATAGTCTTGCGGAATTAATAAATTATTTTCACCAAGTTGTTCATGTAATGCATTCGCAGTGACCGTTTTGCCACTACCCGAATTTCCTCGAATCACAATTAACTTTCCCATTTATATTACCTCCATCACCATCTCATTGTTCCCAATATATCAATCAAAGACCACACGCCAATACCATGTCACTTCGAATAAAGCAGAGCCATTGCAATATCATTTTGTTAATACTATCAGCAATGTTTTTAATATAATAGTTCTAAACAAGGGCTAATTTAGCACTTTTAATAAAATTTTTATCATTTTTGTTGACAAGGAAGCGAACATCTTGTAGTATAGACACATCATATCAAACAAGTTGATCAGGAAAGTAAAAAGTACCCTTAGCCTAGAGACTTACCGGTTGGTGCAAGGTAAGGTAAGGAAGCTTTTGAAAATGACCTGTGATTGGCAACTACGACTCGGTTTACCGTTAGTAGTTGACGGATTGGCCCTCGTTACTTGGGCACACCATTCGGCTAGGATCATTCCCCGGGGCCCGATGGTTAGTGAGCAGCCTCGAGGTAACTTTGGGCAAAAACTCAGAATGGTAACGCGAAAGTCGCTTCTGTCTTAAATCTTAAAGATAGAAGTGGCTTTTTTTGTTGCTAAAATTAAAATCAAGACATCAGAATAAAAGGAGATAATAGCAAAAAATGTCAAAAAAAGGTTGGTTGATTTCTGGTATCGCAGTTGTCGCAGTCGCAGCACTAGCTTATACAAGCTTCGGCAATCACGGTACGAGTAGTAATAAAACGGTGACAGTCGGCATTATGTCAGCGAACAAAGATGACGATGATATTTGGAAGAGCGTTGCCCAAACGGCTAAGGATAAGTACGGTATAACGATTAAGTTCAAGCAGTTCTCCGATTACTCACAGCCAAACAAGGCTTTGCAAAACGGCGACATTGATTTGAACTCTTTCCAGCACTACGCCTTCTTAGATGCTTATAACCAAAAGAACGGCAACGAATTAACCTCAATCGGTGAAACCGCCATTAGCCCAATCCGATTATATTCCAACACATACAAGAATGTCAGCGACTTTAAAAATGGTGACACCATTGTCGTTCCAAATGACCCATCAAACGAAAGTCGGGCCCTTTACCTCTTAAAGTACGCTGGGTTAATTGAGTTGAAATCAGGATTGACGCTCGCAACAACTAAGGACATCACCGCAAATCCAAAGGATTTGAAGATTAAGGAAGTTTCCGCCGATCAAACTGCTCGCAACCTTCCTGACGTTCAAGGCGCCGTCATCAATGGTAATTATGCCCAGTCAGCTGGCCTAAAGTACCAGGATGCCATCTTCGTGGAACCTTTGAACAAGGATTCACACCAGTGGGTCAACATCATCGTTGCCCAAAAGAAGAACAAGAACAAGAAAATTTACCAAGACGTTGTCAAGGCTTACCAAACAAGCAAGACCAAGCAATTGATCAAGGAAAAGTATGGTGAATCAGAAGTTGCCGCTTGGGACAAGCAATTTAATTAAAATGATTCGATAATATAGGAAAGAGAGAAAAATATTATGAGTGCAAAAAAGACGATTATTGGAATTGTAGCCGCCGCAGCCATTGTCGGCATTGGTTACTTCAGTTTCTTTAACCACGGTAGCCAGGGTGACAAAGTGGTTAAGATTGGGGTCATGAACGGTGACAAATCAGAAGACCAAATCTGGGCAGAAGCCGCCAAGACTGCCAAAGATAAGTATGGCATTACTTTGAAGACAGTTAAGTTCTCCGACTACTCACAGCCAAACAAGGCTTTGAGTCACCACGACATCGACTTGAACGCCTTCCAAAACTACCCATTCTTGGAAAACTGGAATAAAGCTAACAAAACGGGCATTGTTTCAATCGGTGACACCTGGACAACACCATTACGTTTATATTCAGACAAGTATAAGTCAATCCAAGACATCCCTGATGGTAGCCAAATCGCCGTTGCCAACGATGTGACGAACGAAAACCGGGGTATCCACCTCTTGGCTGAAGCTGGTTTGATCAAGGTCAAGGACACCAACAAGGCCACACCAAACGATATCACCTCAAACCCTAAGAACTTGAAGATTGTCCCAGTCGATGCTTCACAAACTGCAACGTCATTGAAGGACCCTAAGTTTGCCGGCGCTGTGATTAACACGAACTTTGCTAAGTCAGCAGGAATCGACTTCAACACTGCTATCTACGTTGAAGGTTTGAACAAGAACACAACGCAGTTCTTTAACTTCGTTGCGGCCAACAAGTCCGATAAGGATAAGAAAATTTACAAGGACGTTGTCAAGTCTATCCAAACTGCTAAGACCAAGGAATTGGTTCAGAAGAACTACAACGGTGCCGAAATCACTGTTTGGGATTACAAGAAGTAATTCAATCATGCGGGCTTGTCCCGCGTACATATAATGACCACCACGAAAGGAAAATTACTCATGTCAAATCGTCAAGAAGAATACCTCACTTTTTTAAAAGAATTGATTGCCCTCCCCAGTGTTTCAGCAAAGCACGAAAAATTACCCGAAACGGCTGCCCTTCTGGGGCAAGCTTTGGAAAAGCTTGGTGGCCATGTTGAAGTCGACGACAGTTACTTTGCACCGCTGGTCATCGCGCACTTTCACAGTAACCAAGCCGATGCAAAGAACCTCATTATTTATAACCACTATGACGTTCAGCCAGCAGAACCCTTCAATCTTTGGGACCAAGACCCTTGGACTTTAACTGAAAAAGATGGTCATCTGATTGGTCGCGGTGTTGATGACGATAAAGGTAATATCACGGCCCGTTTCACAGCCTTAGCTGAATACTTAGACGAAAACGATGGCCAATTGCCCGTCAACATTACCTTCCTAATTGAAGGTTCCGAAGAAACTGCCTCACAACACTTGGACGATTACTTAGCTAAGCACCCAGAACTAAAAGCTGATTTAATCATCTGGGAGTCCGGTAATAAAGACGACCAGGGACAAATTGAACTTGGTGGTGGTAATAAGGGAATTGTAACTTTCGATGTGACGGCCAAGACAGCCGACAGCGACCTCCATTCCTCGTTAGCAACCGTTGTGGATTCTGCTGCTTGGCGTTTAAGTCAAGGACTGGCGACCCTCTTTGATCCAAAAACTGGACGCATTCAAGTTCCTGGCTTCTATGAGGATGTCATTGCCCCTAACCAGCGAGAAAAGGACTTGGTTGCCGCTCTACCAGGCACCAAGGAAGAATTTGTTAGGGGCCACCAAATCACTGCCCCGCTGTTGACCGACAAGCGTGGAGACGATTGGAAAAAAGCCCTGTACTTCGAACCAAGTATTAATATCGAGGGAATCTCATCTGGCTACGAAGGCCAGGGTGTTAAGACGGTTCTACCAGCGGAAGCAACCGCTAAATTAGAAGCTCGCCTTGTGCCTGGCATGGATCCAGACAAAACCTTAAAACAAATTCAAAACTTTTTGGCCGACCAGGGCTTCGCTGATTTAACAGTCACAAAGACCCTTGGTCAACCAGGCTACCGGTCAGACATGTCGGATCCTGAAATCGAAAAAGTCATTGACTTGGCCAAGGACTTTTATCCCGGTGAACCCGTTGTTTCCCCAACCTCACCAGGGACCGGCCCAATGGCCTATGTCAACAATGCTATCAAGGCCCCCATTATTTCTTTGGGGGTCGGCTACCAAGGCGCCTTAGACCATGCTCCAAATGAAAACATCCGCCTAACTGATTACGAAGACAACATAAAATTTGTTAAACTAATCATTGGTAGTTATGCTAATCACTAGCAGCAAACAGAAAGGAAAGTGCGTAAGCACCAGAATTTATCAATGACGAATCCAATTATTTCTTTAAAAAATATTGATGTGACCTTCCAACAAAAGAAGCGAACCATTGAGGCGGTTAAAAACGTTTCCATTGACGTGAACCGCGGAGATGTCTTCGGAATTGTTGGTTATTCCGGAGCTGGTAAGTCCACTTTGGTCCGGGTGATTAACCTGCTCCAGGTTCCAACGAATGGCCGGGTCATCGTTAATGGCGAAACATTCTTTGACAATCAAGGTACTGGTAAAACCGGTGTCCAAATTAAGGCAAATGAGCTGCGCGACCGTCGCCGCAAGATTGGCATGATTTTTCAACACTTTAACTTACTCAACGAGCGTACGGTAGCCGAAAACGTTGCCTTCGCCTTGCAGCACAGCCCATTAAAGGCCGACGAAAAGAAGGCAAAGGTTGCTGAATTGCTTGAACTAGTCGAATTGACTGATCGAGCCGACCAGTTCCCTGCTCAACTTTCAGGTGGGCAAAAGCAACGTGTCGCCATTGCTCGTGCCTTAGCCAATGATCCTGAAATTTTGATTTCAGATGAAGCAACCTCTGCCTTGGATCCAAAGACAACCAACCAAATTTTGGCCCTCTTGAAGAAATTAAACCAGCAATACAACTTGACCATTCTTTTGATTACCCACGAAATGGATGCGGTCAAGGAAGTCGCCAACAAGGTTGCGGTAATGCAAGATGGTCAAGTCCTGGAAGAAGGTTCAACTTTGGATATCTTTACTAAGCCACAGGCCGCCTTAACGAAAGAATTTATTGAAACCGCCACAAACCAGGACAAGGCTTTGGCAACGATTGGTGAATCGGATGCCATTACATCCTTAAACGACAACGAAATTTTTGCCCGTCTAACTTACTCTGGTAACAGTACAAATGAACCATTGATTACCACCCTTTATCAGAAGTATGAAGTTGTCGCCAACATCTTGTACGGTAACGTTGAGATTCTCCAAGGAACTGAAGTTGGTTCTCTGTTAGTCATCCTCTCTGGCTCAGCCAACGGTTTGGCTGCCGGCTTGCAGTCCTTAAAAGACCAAGGCGTTACTGTTGATATCTTGAAAGGAAAGGAAAGCAAGCATGAGTAATTGGTTTTCACAAACATTTCCAAACGTCGTTTATCAAGGCTGGTCTGGTGATACTGGTTGGTTAACAGCGATTAACCAAACAATCTTTATGACCTTCTGGTCTGCTATCTTCGGGGGTCTCTTGGGCTTAATCTTTGGTTTTGGCCTCGTTGTGACAAGTCCTCGTGGCATTACCCCCAACAAGGTTCTTTTCTGGATTTTTGATAAGATTGTTTCGATTTTCCGAGCAATTCCATTCATTATCCTTTTGGCCTTCATTGCCCCCGTTACAAAAACCATTGTTGGAACGCAAATTGGTTCTACTGCCGCTTTGGTCCCATTGTCATTGGGCGTCTTCCCCTTCTACGCCCGGCAGGTTCAGGTTGCCTTGACTGAAGTTGATGCCGGGATTGTCGAAGCTGCCCAGGCCGTTGGAGCTTCCTTTAGCGAAATCGTCTTTGGCGTCTACCTCCGCGAAGGTCGGTCCGAGTTGATTCGGGTGTCAACGGTGACGTTGATTTCCTTGATTGGATTAACAGCCATGGCCGGTGCCATCGGTGCCGGTGGTCTTGGAAACATGGCGATTGCTTACGGTTACAACCGTTTCGCCAATGACACGACCTTAGTGGCCACTTTCTTGGTTCTTGTCCTCGTCTTGATTGTCCAAGTCGTGGGTGACTACCTGGCTAAGCGCTATAACCACAAATAAAAAATCAGTACAAAAGG
It contains:
- a CDS encoding methionine ABC transporter ATP-binding protein, with translation MTNPIISLKNIDVTFQQKKRTIEAVKNVSIDVNRGDVFGIVGYSGAGKSTLVRVINLLQVPTNGRVIVNGETFFDNQGTGKTGVQIKANELRDRRRKIGMIFQHFNLLNERTVAENVAFALQHSPLKADEKKAKVAELLELVELTDRADQFPAQLSGGQKQRVAIARALANDPEILISDEATSALDPKTTNQILALLKKLNQQYNLTILLITHEMDAVKEVANKVAVMQDGQVLEEGSTLDIFTKPQAALTKEFIETATNQDKALATIGESDAITSLNDNEIFARLTYSGNSTNEPLITTLYQKYEVVANILYGNVEILQGTEVGSLLVILSGSANGLAAGLQSLKDQGVTVDILKGKESKHE
- a CDS encoding methionine ABC transporter permease — encoded protein: MSNWFSQTFPNVVYQGWSGDTGWLTAINQTIFMTFWSAIFGGLLGLIFGFGLVVTSPRGITPNKVLFWIFDKIVSIFRAIPFIILLAFIAPVTKTIVGTQIGSTAALVPLSLGVFPFYARQVQVALTEVDAGIVEAAQAVGASFSEIVFGVYLREGRSELIRVSTVTLISLIGLTAMAGAIGAGGLGNMAIAYGYNRFANDTTLVATFLVLVLVLIVQVVGDYLAKRYNHK